Proteins encoded by one window of Myxocyprinus asiaticus isolate MX2 ecotype Aquarium Trade chromosome 35, UBuf_Myxa_2, whole genome shotgun sequence:
- the LOC127426419 gene encoding transcription factor SOX-4-like isoform X1: MTLENLLNRSQPCIMVQQRSHKYSSAMDSNSTRKVFVGLAAEDDAEVFGHVPSNKDPNWCKTPTGHIKRPMNAFMVWSQIERRKIMEQWPDMHNAEISKRLGKRWKLLPDYEKIPFIKEAERLRLKHMADYPDYKYRPRKKSKCSTPVKLGEKLPLKSSKSHSGRSTGLSSKGLKIKPTSSKHNFSGNKYKSYSESMSDDDTVDVNIESPVTLQDDHSQTSHLVLHKQATVHSENQQAVPELRVKVPISHTSSIQSLSDSECQAPPESTMSEPRRSTSGRSSTPNSTSSSSLVSSVCSDEELDEELLHIISNSMPMDCSTLDKDFEAFHANSGSHFDFPDYCTPEVNEMISGDLLVPSISDLVFTY; encoded by the coding sequence ATGACTCTAGAGAACCTACTGAATAGATCTCAGCCCTGCATCATGGTTCAGCAAAGGAGCCACAAATACTCGTCAGCCATGGACAGCAATTCTACCAGAAAGGTGTTTGTGGGACTGGCAGCAGAAGATGATGCTGAGGTGTTTGGACACGTACCCTCCAATAAAGACCCTAACTGGTGCAAAACTCCTACTGGGCACATCAAAAGACCAATGAACGCTTTTATGGTCTGGTCCCAGATTGAGAGACGAAAGATCATGGAGCAGTGGCCAGACATGCACAATGCCGAGATCTCAAAACGACTTGGAAAACGCTGGAAATTACTGCCCGATTATGAGAAGATCCCCTTCATCAAAGAGGCAGAGAGGTTGCGGCTTAAGCACATGGCTGACTATCCTGACTACAAGTACCGTCCCAGGAAGAAGAGCAAGTGCTCCACCCCTGTGAAACTTGGGGAGAAGCTGCCCCTGAAATCCAGCAAGTCCCATTCAGGAAGGTCTACTGGGCTCTCCAGCAAAGGGCTAAAGATAAAACCCACTTCTTCCAAGCATAACTTCAGTGGCAATAAATACAAGAGCTACAGCGAGAGCATGAGCGATGACGACACAGTGGATGTAAACATAGAAAGTCCAGTGACGTTACAAGATGATCACAGCCAGACAAGTCACCTTGTCCTCCACAAGCAGGCTACTGTTCACTCTGAGAACCAGCAAGCAGTTCCTGAGCTCAGAGTGAAGGTGCCCATCTCCCACACCAGCAGCATTCAAAGCCTCTCCGACAGCGAGTGCCAGGCTCCACCAGAATCCACGATGAGTGAGCCACGAAGGTCAACGTCTGGAAGATCTTCCACACCGAACTCCACCAGCTCCTCCTCTTTAGTGTCGTCAGTGTGTTCAGATGAGGAACTGGATGAGGAACTCTTGCATATTATATCTAACAGTATGCCTATGGACTGCTCCACTTTGGACAAGGACTTTGAAGCATTTCATGCCAACTCAGGATCTCATTTTGACTTCCCAGATTACTGCACTCCAGAGGTGAATGAAATGATTTCTGGGGACTTGCTTGTACCCAGCATCTCAGATCTAGTGTTCACCTACTGA
- the LOC127426419 gene encoding transcription factor SOX-12-like isoform X2: protein MTLENLLNRSQPCIMVQQRSHKYSSAMDSNSTRKVFVGLAAEDDAEVFGHVPSNKDPNWCKTPTGHIKRPMNAFMVWSQIERRKIMEQWPDMHNAEISKRLGKRWKLLPDYEKIPFIKEAERLRLKHMADYPDYKYRPRKKSKCSTPVKLGEKLPLKSSKSHSGRSTGLSSKGLKIKPTSSKHNFSGNKYKSYSESMSDDDTVDVNIESPVTLQDDHSQTSHLVLHKQATVHSENQQAVPELRVKVPISHTSSIQSLSDSECQAPPESTMSEPRRSTSGRSSTPNSTSSSSLVSSVCSDEELDEELLHIISNSMPMDCSTLDKDFEAFHANSGSHFDFPDYCTPECVASRAEPSGV, encoded by the exons ATGACTCTAGAGAACCTACTGAATAGATCTCAGCCCTGCATCATGGTTCAGCAAAGGAGCCACAAATACTCGTCAGCCATGGACAGCAATTCTACCAGAAAGGTGTTTGTGGGACTGGCAGCAGAAGATGATGCTGAGGTGTTTGGACACGTACCCTCCAATAAAGACCCTAACTGGTGCAAAACTCCTACTGGGCACATCAAAAGACCAATGAACGCTTTTATGGTCTGGTCCCAGATTGAGAGACGAAAGATCATGGAGCAGTGGCCAGACATGCACAATGCCGAGATCTCAAAACGACTTGGAAAACGCTGGAAATTACTGCCCGATTATGAGAAGATCCCCTTCATCAAAGAGGCAGAGAGGTTGCGGCTTAAGCACATGGCTGACTATCCTGACTACAAGTACCGTCCCAGGAAGAAGAGCAAGTGCTCCACCCCTGTGAAACTTGGGGAGAAGCTGCCCCTGAAATCCAGCAAGTCCCATTCAGGAAGGTCTACTGGGCTCTCCAGCAAAGGGCTAAAGATAAAACCCACTTCTTCCAAGCATAACTTCAGTGGCAATAAATACAAGAGCTACAGCGAGAGCATGAGCGATGACGACACAGTGGATGTAAACATAGAAAGTCCAGTGACGTTACAAGATGATCACAGCCAGACAAGTCACCTTGTCCTCCACAAGCAGGCTACTGTTCACTCTGAGAACCAGCAAGCAGTTCCTGAGCTCAGAGTGAAGGTGCCCATCTCCCACACCAGCAGCATTCAAAGCCTCTCCGACAGCGAGTGCCAGGCTCCACCAGAATCCACGATGAGTGAGCCACGAAGGTCAACGTCTGGAAGATCTTCCACACCGAACTCCACCAGCTCCTCCTCTTTAGTGTCGTCAGTGTGTTCAGATGAGGAACTGGATGAGGAACTCTTGCATATTATATCTAACAGTATGCCTATGGACTGCTCCACTTTGGACAAGGACTTTGAAGCATTTCATGCCAACTCAGGATCTCATTTTGACTTCCCAGATTACTGCACTCCAGAG tgtgtggcgagcagggcggagccgagcggcgtctga